From Nicotiana tabacum cultivar K326 chromosome 22, ASM71507v2, whole genome shotgun sequence, one genomic window encodes:
- the LOC107787267 gene encoding CST complex subunit STN1 has protein sequence MDAHQLLNTHVKLLAFDFLTLKPIPYDSASFSRKGTRLSRAETVGVIVSRDFKPNRFLKFDIDDGTGCISCVLWLNQESSRHFSRRSPSHVRLISQMAADFASQVQIGVLARVRGRITSFRGNLQITVSDVVIERDPNSQILHWLDCLRLARNCYDKVAVPPKA, from the coding sequence ATGGATGCTCATCAGCTGCTCAACACACACGTCAAGCTCTTGGCCTTCGACTTCCTCACTCTAAAACCAATCCCCTACGACTCCGCCTCCTTTTCACGCAAGGGGACGCGGCTTTCGCGGGCAGAGACAGTGGGTGTCATCGTAAGCAGAGACTTCAAGCCCAATAGATTTCTCAAATTTGACATTGACGATGGCACAGGTTGCATATCATGTGTGCTGTGGCTCAACCAGGAGAGCTCGCGTCACTTCTCTCGCCGTAGCCCATCACATGTTCGACTAATTTCCCAAATGGCTGCTGATTTTGCTTCCCAAGTCCAGATTGGGGTTCTTGCTAGAGTTCGCGGGAGGATCACTAGCTTTAGAGGTAACCTTCAGATTACTGTTtcagatgttgttatagagagagACCCCAACTCCCAGATTCTGCATTGGCTAGATTGTTTAAGGTTGGCTAGGAATTGTTATGACAAAGTTGCGGTTCCTCCTAAAGCCTGA
- the LOC107787268 gene encoding putative glycerol-3-phosphate dehydrogenase [NAD(+)] 1, cytosolic, with protein sequence MVGSGEEVTSHVYSNGLQSTNGSVEEKVDELRRLFGKADGDPLRIVGVGAGAWGSVFVAMLQDAYGNLREKVQIRIWRRAGRDVDKATAEHLFEVINSREDVLRRLIRRCAYLKYVEARLGDRTLHADEILKDGFCLNMIDTPLCPLKVVTNLQEAVWDADIVINGLPSTETREVFQEISRYWKERITAPVIVSLAKGIEAELGPEPRIVTPTQMINRATGVPIENILYLGGPNIASEIYNREYANARICGADKWRKALAKFLRHPHFIVWDNGDLVTHEVMGGLKNVYAIGAGMVAALTNESATSKSVYFAHCTSEMIFITHLLSEGPEKLAGPLLADTYVTLLKGRNAWYGQKLAKGEINLDMGDSIKGKGMIQGVSAVKAFYELLSQSSLNVYHPDENKHVAPVELCPLLKTLHKILIVREVSSEAILQALRDETMNDPRERIEIAQSHAFYKPSLLGQ encoded by the exons ATGGTTGGATCTGGGGAAGAAGTAACAAGTCATGTATACTCGAATGGGCTTCAAAGTACTAATGGTTCTGTGGAGGAAAAGGTTGATGAGCTCCGTCGACTTTTTGGAAAAGCAGATGGTGATCCATTGAGAATTGTAGGTGTTGGAGCAGGAGCATGGGGTAGTGTTTTTGTAGCAATGTTGCAGGATGCGTATGGTAATCTTCGCGAGAAAGTGCAGATTAGAATATGGAGGAGAGCTGGACGAGACGTTGATAAAGCTACTGCTGAGCATTTATTTGAGGTCATCAATTCAAGGGAAGATGTGTTAAGGAGGCTAATAAGACGGTGTGCATACTTGAAGTATGTTGAGGCACGATTAGGGGATAGGACACTACATGCCGATGAGATTTTGAAAGATGGCTTTTGTTTGAATATGATTGACACGCCACTTTGCCCTTTAAAGGTTGTCACCAATTTGCAGGAGGCTGTGTGGGATGCTGATATTGTCATCAATGGCTTGCCATCAACAGAAACAAGGGAAGTATTTCAAGAAATTAGTCGGTATTGGAAGGAACGAATTACTGCTCCAGTCATTGTATCCTTGGCAAAGGGCATAGAGGCTGAACTAGGGCCTGAACCCCGCATTGTTACCCCAACACAGATGATTAACAGAGCAA CTGGAGTTCCAATTGAAAACATCTTGTATCTTGGTGGACCTAATATTGCATCTGAGATTTACAATAGAGAATACGCTAATGCTCGGATATGTGGAGCTGATAAATGGCGGAAAGCACTGGCAAAATTTTTGAGGCACCCACATTTTATTGTGTGGGACAATGGTGACCTGGTAACTCATGAGGTCATGGGTGGTCTAAAGAATGTATACGCCATTGGAGCTG GTATGGTAGCAGCTCTTACTAATGAAAGTGCCACGAGCAAGTCAGTATACTTTGCACACTGTACATCTGAGATGATATTCATTACACATCTCCTGTCGGAAGGACCCGAGAAGCTTGCAGGTCCTCTTCTGGCTGATACATATGTGACCCTGTTGAAAGGTCGTAATGCTTGGTATGGCCAAAAGTTGGCCAAGGGAGAAATAAACCTTGATATGGGTGACAGCATCAAGGGAAAGGGAATGATACAG GGAGTTTCAGCAGTAAAAGCCTTCTATGAGCTACTTAGTCAGTCCAGTTTAAATGTGTATCACCCTGATGAGAACAAACATGTTGCTCCTGTTGAACTTTGTCCCTTGTTGAAGACATTGCACAAAATACTGATAGTGAG GGAGGTTTCATCAGAGGCAATACTTCAGGCCTTGAGAGATGAAACTATGAATGATCCGCGTGAGCGAATTGAGATAGCACAAAGCCATGCCTTCTACAAACCTTCATTACTTGGGCAGTAG
- the LOC107787265 gene encoding uncharacterized protein LOC107787265: MGVRVYMETKKENKNLGSHPLCIIVRDFNMELSITNENIAAGSSRMLKLLDMPTSPVIEEYESIIITDSTPSSIEVGQVYQNKETIATAMKHYSPIHNYWMICIGENCTWHFKATSINDSAMFKVRNFDKQHTCSLMDNTFIQRKPTAMVVGSMVIPKYSDPKTIYTPKDIQFDMLSEHGVNLTYMQAWRAKEKALQFLRGHPADSYSKLPSYLPVVVVDGTFFKSAYKGIMLTASTMDAAGTILPLVYVVVDSKNDASWKWFFEQFKLAYGERENMCSKFKKGHLKLIELYFATTRSDILDEFNERMSKIEEIDPRVKAYLYDIGYHRWSRVHVTVSRTWTMTSNIAESLNAVTKYARKLPIVELLEYMRTLLERWTKEKLLKAKGTLTYIGYKFNKELDDNKTLSHKLRVRASTDYIHTVIDGVRRYIVCLENKKYSCGQFQLDELPCPHVLVVLKQRDESFEEYCSPYYTRANLLRTYEIPVNLLPDESKWNVP; the protein is encoded by the exons ATGGGTGTTCGTGTATACATGGagacgaaaaaggaaaacaaaaacttaGGATCACATCCGCTATGTATAATTGTTCGcgatttcaatatggaattgaGTATCACCAATGAGAACATAGCTGCAG GTTCATCTAGAATgctaaagttacttgatatgccaacatctcccgtTATAGAGGAATACGAAAGTATAATAATAACAGATAGTACACCAAGTTCTATTGAAGTGGGACAAGTATACCAAAACAAGGAAACAATTGCAACTGCAATGAAGCACTATTCTCCCATACATAA ctACTGGATGATATGTATTGGTGAAAACTGTACATGGCACTTCAAGGCAACTAGCATaaatgattctgcaatgttcaagGTCAGAAATTTCGACAAACAGCACACATGCTCTTTAATGGACAATACATTCATACAACGCAAACCTACTGCCATGGTAGTTGGTAGCATGGTTATTCCAAAATATTCTGATCCTAAGACAATTTACACCccaaaagacattcaatttgaTATGTTGTCTGAACACGGTGTGAATCTAACCTACATGCAAGcttggagagcaaaggaaaaggctTTACAGTTTTTGAGAGGTCATCCTGCTGACTCCTACAGCAAATTGCCTAGTTATTT ACCAGTTGTAGTAGTTGATGGGACCTTTTTTAAGTCAGCGTACAAGGGAATAATGTTAACAGCCAGTACAATGGATGCAGCAG GTACCATATTACCATTGGtatatgttgttgttgattcAAAGAATGACGCATCATGGAAGTGgttttttgagcaattcaagcTCGCGTATGGTGAAAGAGAAAACATGTGT TCAAAGTTCAAGAAGGGACATCTTAAGCTTATTGAATTATACTTTGCCACGACGCGGTCAGACATacttgatgaatttaatgaaaggatgTCAAAGATTGAGGAGATTGACCCCCGTGTTAAAGCATACTTATACGATATTGGATATCATAGATGGTCTCGAGTACATGTAACGGTGAGCAGAACTTGGACTATGACATCAAACATTGCAGAGTCGTTGAATGCTGTAACAAAATATGCAAGAAAGCTACCGATAGTAGAACTATTAGAGTATATGAGGACCCTTCTTGAACGTTGGACgaaagaaaaattattgaaagCAAAGGGTACATTAACATACATTGGATACAAATTCAACAAAGAGTTGGATGACAACAAAACATTGTCGCACAAGCTTAGA gtgagggcttcaacaGACTACATCCATACAGTAATAGATGGTGTGAGGCGCTATATTGTTTGTCTTGAAAACAAGAAATATAGTTGTGGGCAATTCCAGCTTGATGAACTACCTTGTCCACATGTTTTGGTTGTTTTAAAACAAAGGGATGAGTCCTTTGAAGAATATTGTTCTCCTTATTACACAAGGGCGAACCTCTTGCGTACGTATGAAATACCAGTAAATCTGCTGCCTGATGAAAGCAAATGGAATGTGCCATAA
- the LOC107787269 gene encoding uncharacterized protein LOC107787269, protein MSLVDYASSDEEEEDLKEDKQLPKAEEPTPSSAPLDPLPTRNQNPHLPQPQNQRTSSSLNKEALHLSSSSESSELKLPDASVLLNSPSMPVGYMTDHSSRVAAAMAENASRKRDKNVSASTYPRSKIPKGTLPHMKNVPETGSGLLVPPQLAGRSNVVTEDISKLFVKKTPS, encoded by the exons atgTCTTTGGTGGACTATGCATCGtccgacgaagaagaagaagatcttAAAGAAGATAAACAACTTCCCAAAGCGGAGGAACCCACCCCTTCTTCAGCCCCTTTAGATCCATTACCTACCAGAAACCAGAATCCCCATCTTCCTCAGCCGCAAAACCA GAGGACTAGTTCGTCATTAAATAAAGAAGCATTACATTTGTCAAGCTCATCGGAGTCCTCTGAACTGAAACTTCCTGATGCATCAGTTCTCTTAAATTCACCCTCAATGCCAGTTGGATACATGACTGACCATTCTTCCCGAGTTGCAGCAGCCATGGCTGAAAATGCATCACGGAAGCGGGATAAAAATGTGTCTGCATCCACTTATCCACGCAGTAAGATTCCAAAAGGAACTTTGCCTCACATGAAGAATGTTCCTGAAACAGGAAGTGGTCTTCTGGTCCCACCTCAACTTGCTGGAAG GAGCAACGTTGTTACAGAAGACATCAGCAAGCTGTTTGTGAAGAAGACGCCGTCTTAG